Proteins found in one Mangifera indica cultivar Alphonso chromosome 15, CATAS_Mindica_2.1, whole genome shotgun sequence genomic segment:
- the LOC123197555 gene encoding uncharacterized protein LOC123197555, producing MTAVKGGAVKFSGGPSKAKAKAKTKTKTVLPSPSSELGKFLNIPVTARSETSKLISKFIKLNNRQNPGMKKDMLGEEKLRSILAGKDRVGIPEIAKLLSGQFVKTQR from the exons ATGACGGCGGTGAAGGGCGGAGCCGTTAAATTTAGTGGTGGGCCTTCGAAAGCCAAGGCCAAagccaaaaccaaaaccaaaacagtTTTGCCTTCTCCTTCTTCTGAGTTGGGCAAGTTCCTAAATATTCCCGTGACGGCTCGTTCCGAAACTTCCAAATTGATCTCCAAGTTCATCAAACTCAACAATCGCCAG AACCCTGGAATGAAGAAGGACATGCTTGGTGAGGAGAAGTTGAGGTCTATATTGGCTGGGAAAGACAGAGTTGGTATTCCAGAGATTGCCAAATTGCTGTCTGGGCAATTTGTGAAAACGCAACGATAG
- the LOC123197164 gene encoding conserved oligomeric Golgi complex subunit 6: MGTVGLAPGLSRKLKKVLESRTETPDLLASLKTLSTFYTDNTPQTRRNLRSTIEKRSLSINLDFLQASHAAQQALDRVEEEVNELAQCCDRIEKALSSCNATTGNIIETTEILKRELEVNTQRQEIVSCFLRDYQLSNDEITALRDEDLNENFFEALSHVQEIHANCKVLLRTHHQRAGLELMDMMAVYQEGAYERLCRWVQAECRKLGDTENPEVGELLKTAVCCLKERPVLFKYCAEEVANMRHNALFRRFISALTRGGPGGLPRPIEVHAHDPLRYVGDMLGWLHQALASERELILGLLDPDVAVDTGVTASQFSKNLENDSGKTNSDLTFVLDRIFEGVCRPFKVRVEQVLQSQPSLIISYKLSNILEFYSYTISDLLGRETSLCNTLWVLKDAAQKTFFDILKSRGEKLLRYPPLVAVDLSPPPAVREGVSVLLEIIETHNSMMVPPSGKKSDFDLVISALLDPIIQMCEQAAEAHKSKGAGHSSRRSRMSSDSSQINKSSVDAILSSSSSTLSTQNNETPSKIFLINCLCAIQQPLLGHEVATEYVKNLGSMIENHMQALVDKEVDVILRRCGLSEKMQHFHGSLNKEVSSAVAGPTLAEIEDTSPASLAECLKVFFGLILGSDSSLPEFEPMQVPKLRSEACIKVARSLAEAYELIYKAIMAPENGYPDPKSLARHPPHQIRTILGI, from the exons ATGGGGACGGTGGGATTGGCGCCTGGGCTATCTCGTAAGCTGAAGAAAGTATTGGAATCAAGAACAGAAACACCAGATCTATTGGCTTCTCTCAAAACACTCTCAACTTTCTACACTGATAACACTCCACAGACTCGTCGCAACCTCAGATCCACTATTGAAAAGCGCTCTCTTTCCATCAATCTCGATTTTCTTCAAGCCTCTCATGCTGCTCAACAAGCTTTGGATCGCGTCGAGGAGGAGGTTAATGAGCTTGCTCAGTGCTGTGATAG GATTGAAAAGGCCCTGAGCAGTTGTAATGCTACCACTGGGAACATCATTGAAACTACGGAGATACTCAAACGAGAGCTTGAAGTTAATACACAAAGACAAGAGATTGTTTCTTGCTTTCTTCGTGATTATCAACTGTCTAATGACGAG ATAACTGCACTGAGGGATGAGGAcctaaatgaaaatttcttcGAGGCACTTTCTCATGTTCAAGAAATTCATGCCAACTGCAAAGTACTTCTTAGGACTCATCATCAG CGTGCAGGTTTGGAGCTGATGGATATGATGGCTGTGTACCAAGAAGGAGCCTATGAGCGCCTATGCAG GTGGGTTCAGGCTGAATGTAGGAAATTGGGTGACACTGAGAATCCTGAAGTTGGTGAGCTTTTAAAAACAGCAGTTTGCTGCCTCAAGGAAAGGCCTGTCCTTTTCAAGTATTGTGCAGAAGAG GTAGCAAATATGAGGCATAATGCATTGTTTAGAAGATTTATAAGTGCTCTTACACGTGGAGGACCTGGTGGATTGCCAAGACCAATTGAAGTGCATGCTCATGATCCCTTACGATATGTGGGAGACATGCTTGGATGGCTACATCAG GCTTTGGCATCTGAACGGGAGCTCATCCTTGGATTACTTGATCCAGATGTGGCAGTAGATACTGGAGTTACGGCTAGCCAATTCTCTAAGAACCTGGAGAATGATTCTGGAAAGACTAATTCAGATCTGACATTTGTACTGGATAGAATCTTTGAAGGAGTTTGCCGGCCATTCAAAGTGAGAGTTGAACAAGTTTTGCAGTCGCAACCTAGtcttataatttcttataaactCAGTAATATCTTGGAGTTTTATAGCTACACA ATATCAGATTTACTTGGGAGAGAGACTTCTCTCTGTAATACACTCTGGGTGCTCAAGGATGCTGCCCAAAAGACATTTTTTGACATATTGAAAAGCCGAGGAGAAAAACTTTTGCGGTATCCACCCCTTGTAGCTGTTGATCTTTCTCCACCACCAGCTGTGAGGGAAGGAGTCTCTGTACTGCTGGAAATAATTGAGACCCATAACAGTATGATGGTTCCCCCTTCTGGAAAAAAATCTGATTTTGATCTGGTGATATCTGCTTTACTTGATCCTATCATCCAG ATGTGTGAACAAGCAGCAGAGGCACACAAATCCAAGGGAGCTGGACATTCATCAAGAAGAAGTAGAATGAGTTCTGACTCAAGCCAAATTAATAAATCCTCGGTTGATGCAATCTTATCCAGTAGCAGTTCCACCTTGTCCACACAG AATAATGAGACTCCCTCCAAAATATTCCTCATCAACTGCTTATGTGCCATCCAACAACCATTACTTGGTCACGAGGTTGCAACTGAGTATGTGAAGAATCTCGGATCAATGATTGAAAATCATATGCAGGCTCTTGTCGATAAAGAAGTTGATGTCATTTTAAGAAGATGTGGCTTATCAGAGAAGATGCAGCACTTCCATGGTTCTCTTAACAAGGAGGTCAGCAGTGCAGTAGCAGGGCCCACATTGGCAGAGATAGAAGACACTTCTCCAGCATCACTTGCAGAGTGTTTAAAGGTATTCTTTGGGCTTATTTTGGGAAGCGATAGTTCTCTGCCAGAATTTGAGCCGATGCAGGTTCCAAAATTGCGTTCTGAAGCCTGTATCAAGGTGGCCAGGTCACTGGCTGAAGCTTATGAACTAATTTACAAGGCTATTATGGCTCCCGAGAACGGATACCCAGATCCAAAGTCGCTAGCAAGGCATCCTCCACATCAAATAAGGACTATTTTAGGGATATAA
- the LOC123197780 gene encoding ABC transporter G family member 14-like, protein MPQLNCIVPKPEHGGTSDPLEGGLSLTEMSSESQNMAILAFPVQPKPLQPPLYHITLKFEEVVYKVKLEQGRSCWGGTWGSREKTILNGITGMVCPGELLAMLGPSGSGKTTLLSALGGRLNGKLSGKITYNGQPFSGSIKRRTGFVAQDDILYPHLTVTETLLFTALLRLPNTLSRSDKLQHVEQVITELGLTRCRNSMIGGPLLRGISGGEKRRVSIAQEMLINPCLLLLDEPTSGLDSTTAQRILTTIKRLASGGRTIITTIHQPSSRLYHMFDKVVLLSEGSPIYNGAASTAMEYFSSIGFSTSMTVNPADLLLDLANGISPDFRHSTEQGENIEQEQKSLRENLKSAYEKNISTRLKAELYSSEVNNYSHTKDASTRNNGIAEQWCTNWWHQFRVLLQRGVRERRYEAFNKLRIFQVISVAVLGGLLWWHTPTSHIEDRIALLFFFSVFWGFYPLYNAVFTFPQERTMLIKERSSGMYRLSSYFLARTFGDLPLELALPTAFVFIIYWMGGLKADPITFILSLLIVLYTVLVAQSLGLAIGAILMDIKQATTLASVATLVFLIAGGYYVQQIPPFIVWLKYLSYSYYCYKLLLGVQYSEDDYYECSKGVLCRVADFPAVKSMGLNHLWIDVCIMALMLVGYRLVAYMALHRVQLR, encoded by the exons ATGCCTCAGCTCAACTGCATAGTACCAAAACCTGAACATGGTGGCACTAGTGATCCACTGGAAGGTGGTCTCAGTCTGACAGAGATGTCGTCCGAGTCTCAGAACATGGCTATCCTTGCCTTTCCAGTACAGCCAAAGCCACTCCAGCCCCCcttgtatcatataactctcaaG TTTGAAGAGGTGGTGTACAAAGTGAAATTAGAGCAGGGACGATCTTGCTGGGGTGGTACATGGGGCTCCAGAGAAAAGACTATATTAAATGGAATCACTGGTATGGTATGTCCTGGAGAGCTGCTAGCCATGCTAGGGCCTTCAGGAAGTGGCAAAACCACTCTTCTAAGTGCTCTAGGGGGCCGTCTCAACGGCAAGTTGTCTGGAAAAATCACCTACAATGGCCAGCCTTTTTCTGGTTCCATAAAGAGAAGAACAGGGTTTGTTGCTCAGGATGACATTTTATATCCACATCTCACTGTCACCGAAACACTTCTTTTCACTGCACTTCTCAGGCTTCCCAATACCTTGAGCAGGAGTGATAAACTCCAACATGTGGAACAAGTTATAACTGAACTGGGGTTAACTAGATGCAGGAATAGCATGATAGGAGGACCACTTTTGAGAGGAATATCAGGAGGGGAGAAAAGGAGAGTAAGTATAGCTCAAGAAATGCTAATTAATCCGTGCTTATTATTGTTAGATGAGCCAACCTCAGGTTTGGACTCAACTACAGCTCAAAGGATCCTAACTACAATCAAAAGGCTAGCAAGTGGAGGTCGAACCATCATAACCACCATTCACCAGCCATCTAGCCGACTCTATCACATGTTTGATAAAGTAGTTTTGCTATCAGAAGGCTCCCCAATCTATAATGGTGCGGCATCTACAGCTATGGAGTACTTCTCCTCCATTGGTTTCTCCACATCCATGACTGTGAATCCAGCTGATCTCTTACTTGATCTTGCCAATG GAATAAGCCCTGACTTCAGGCACTCAACTGAGCAAGGTGAGAACATCGAACAAGAGCAGAAGTCTCTTAGGGAAAATCTCAAATCTGCTTATGAAAAGAACATTTCCACAAGATTAAAAGCTGAACTTTACAGTTCGGAAGTCAATAACTACAGCCATACAAAAGATGCTTCCACAA GAAATAACGGGATAGCAGAGCAATGGTGCACAAACTGGTGGCATCAGTTCAGAGTGCTTCTGCAGAGGGGGGTGAGAGAAAGGAGGTATGAAGCTTTCAACAAGCTTAGAATTTTCCAAGTCATTAGCGTTGCTGTACTTGGTGGACTCCTATGGTGGCATACTCCGACTTCTCACATTGAAGATAGA ATTGCATTGCTCTTTTTCTTCTCAGTGTTCTGGGGCTTCTATCCTCTCTACAATGCAGTTTTTACATTTCCCCAAGAAAGAACAATGCTAATCAAGGAACGATCTTCTGGAATGTATCGCCTTTCTTCCTACTTTTTGGCGAGAACATTTGGGGACCTGCCACTGGAGCTTGCCCTTCCAACTGCATTTGTGTTCATAATTTATTGGATGGGTGGCCTTAAAGCTGATCCCATTACTTTCATCCTATCCTTACTTATTGTCCTTTACACAGTCCTTGTTGCTCAAAGTCTTGGCTTAGCCATAGGAGCTATTCTGATGGACATAAAACAAGCCACTACTTTAGCCTCAGTTGCAACTCTCGTTTTCCTGATAGCTGGAGGATACTACGTTCAACAAATCCCACCTTTCATAGTGTGGCTCAAGTACTTGAGCTATAGCTACTACTGTTACAAGCTTCTACTTGGGGTTCAATACAGTGAGGATGATTATTATGAGTGCTCAAAGGGGGTGTTATGCAGGGTTGCCGATTTCCCTGCTGTCAAGTCAATGGGGCTGAACCATTTATGGATAGATGTATGTATTATGGCTCTGATGTTGGTGGGTTATCGATTGGTTGCTTATATGGCACTGCATCGAGTGCAATTGAGGTAA